The following proteins are co-located in the Hydrogenophaga sp. RAC07 genome:
- a CDS encoding NAD(P)/FAD-dependent oxidoreductase — MPQHRIVIVGGGAGGLELACKLGRRMGAEQVTLVDQQLFHIWKPSLHEVAAGTLDIHQEGLSYEMLAHDNGFTFCLGAMTGLDLAGKWLGVAPVVDEQGEELVPARQLPFDQLVFAVGSTANHYNVPGAAEFTLSLNRPADAEHFRLRMLKLLTSADLRKSAGGEGQVRIVIIGGGATGVELAAELREASVVHSRYGFRRIDPRRDVQITLLEGADRILAPLPGKVSVAAAQLLNERHVNIEVNCKVARITPQQVEDAAGRVFASDLVVWAAGIKAPDVLATLGLATSRSGQLQVSDRLLVQGQSDIYALGDCAACPTAEGGWVPPRAQAAHQQASYLVAALTRRAQGQPAPDRPYVYKDHGSLVSLGTQSSVGNLMGNLFRSTWFVQGLLARTMYVSLHLMHHQAVLGTLRTAVLALARFLVKRATPLVKLH; from the coding sequence ATGCCACAGCATCGCATCGTGATCGTGGGCGGAGGCGCCGGCGGCCTGGAGCTGGCTTGCAAGCTGGGGCGCCGCATGGGCGCCGAGCAGGTCACGCTGGTGGACCAGCAGCTCTTTCACATCTGGAAACCGTCGCTGCACGAGGTGGCCGCCGGCACGCTCGACATCCACCAGGAGGGTTTGTCGTACGAAATGCTGGCGCACGACAACGGCTTCACCTTCTGCCTCGGTGCCATGACCGGGCTGGACCTCGCGGGCAAGTGGCTGGGCGTGGCGCCCGTGGTGGACGAACAGGGTGAGGAGCTGGTGCCGGCGCGCCAGTTGCCGTTTGACCAACTGGTGTTTGCGGTGGGCAGCACGGCCAACCACTACAACGTGCCCGGGGCGGCGGAGTTCACGCTCTCGCTCAACCGCCCGGCCGATGCCGAGCACTTTCGCCTGCGCATGCTCAAGCTGCTCACCTCGGCCGATCTGCGCAAGAGTGCAGGTGGCGAGGGGCAGGTGCGCATCGTGATCATTGGCGGTGGCGCCACCGGCGTGGAGCTGGCGGCCGAGTTGCGCGAAGCCAGCGTGGTGCATTCGCGCTACGGCTTTCGCCGGATCGACCCGCGCCGCGACGTGCAGATCACCTTGCTCGAGGGTGCCGATCGCATCCTGGCGCCTTTGCCCGGGAAGGTGTCGGTCGCCGCGGCGCAATTGTTGAATGAGCGCCACGTGAACATCGAAGTGAACTGCAAGGTCGCGCGCATCACGCCGCAACAGGTGGAAGACGCTGCGGGTCGGGTGTTCGCTTCCGACCTGGTGGTGTGGGCCGCCGGCATCAAGGCGCCCGATGTGCTGGCCACGCTGGGCCTGGCCACCAGCCGTTCAGGGCAGCTGCAGGTGAGCGACCGGCTGCTGGTGCAGGGCCAGTCCGACATCTACGCCCTGGGCGACTGTGCCGCCTGCCCCACGGCCGAAGGCGGCTGGGTGCCACCACGCGCCCAGGCTGCGCACCAGCAGGCCAGCTACCTGGTGGCGGCACTCACGCGGCGCGCCCAGGGCCAACCCGCGCCCGATCGACCTTACGTCTACAAAGACCACGGCTCGCTGGTGTCGCTGGGCACGCAATCGTCGGTGGGCAACCTCATGGGCAACCTGTTTCGCTCCACCTGGTTTGTGCAGGGCCTGCTGGCTCGCACGATGTATGTGAGCCTGCACCTGATGCACCACCAGGCTGTGCTCGGCACCCTGCGCACGGCGGTGCTGGCGCTGGCGCGTTTCCTGGTCAAACGGGCCACGCCGCTGGTGAAACTGCACTGA
- a CDS encoding LysR family transcriptional regulator, producing MDRWTEMELFVHVAESGSLSRAAELMNMSNASASRQLAALEERLGVRLVERNTRRLYLTDTGQEFFQRARSILADLRDAESTVNAAALNPTGTLRISASLSFSLHHIAPLLREYTERYPNVTVHVEAANRYLDIIDNNIDVAIRNREVEPDSNITIRRLAETRRVLTASPRYLAKHGFPKTLDELQRHHLLIYVHANNPYELRFTRGDETQTVAVKALLESNDGQILRAAALDGLGILVQPSYIVYDDIVAGRLVPVLDDWDLPRITVNLAYPSRKHLSAKVRTFIDFMAEHFEKMGYERKWTGRFTVY from the coding sequence ATGGATCGCTGGACCGAGATGGAGTTGTTTGTGCACGTGGCCGAGAGCGGCAGCCTGAGCCGTGCGGCGGAGTTGATGAACATGTCCAACGCCAGCGCCAGCCGCCAGCTGGCCGCGCTGGAAGAGCGCCTGGGCGTGCGCCTGGTGGAGCGCAACACGCGCCGCCTCTACCTCACCGACACGGGGCAGGAGTTCTTTCAGCGCGCCCGCAGCATCCTGGCCGACCTGCGCGACGCCGAGTCCACCGTGAACGCCGCCGCGCTCAACCCCACCGGCACGCTGCGCATCAGCGCCTCGCTGTCGTTTTCGCTGCACCACATCGCGCCGCTGCTGCGCGAGTACACCGAGCGCTACCCCAACGTGACCGTGCACGTGGAAGCCGCCAACCGCTACCTGGACATCATCGACAACAACATCGACGTGGCGATCCGCAACCGCGAGGTCGAGCCCGACAGCAACATCACCATCCGCCGCCTGGCCGAAACCCGCCGCGTGCTCACAGCCTCACCGCGCTACCTCGCCAAACACGGCTTCCCCAAGACGCTGGACGAGCTGCAGCGCCACCACCTGCTGATCTACGTGCACGCCAACAACCCGTATGAACTGCGCTTCACGCGCGGCGACGAGACCCAGACGGTGGCGGTGAAGGCCTTGCTGGAATCCAACGACGGCCAGATCCTGCGCGCCGCCGCACTCGACGGCCTGGGCATCCTGGTGCAACCGAGCTACATCGTCTACGACGACATCGTGGCCGGGCGTCTCGTGCCCGTGCTCGACGACTGGGACCTGCCCCGCATCACGGTGAACCTGGCTTACCCCAGCCGCAAACACCTCAGCGCCAAGGTGCGCACCTTCATCGACTTCATGGCCGAGCACTTCGAGAAGATGGGCTACGAGCGCAAGTGGACGGGGCGGTTCACGGTGTATTGA
- a CDS encoding intradiol ring-cleavage dioxygenase: protein MRNLDQYNITQAVIARFAQTPDPRLKEIMTSLVQHLHAFAREVKLTEAEWMQGIEFLTATGQKCDDKRQEFILLSDTLGLSMLTVAMNNDKPAGCTEATVFGPFHVEGAPHIELGGDVAQGAKGQPCEVRGTVRGLDGAPVPHAHIEVWQADAEGKYDVQRADCDAAQARGVLQADAQGRYHFSSILAEAYPIPDDGPVGDMLKATKRHPWRPAHLHFLIKAPGYQTLITHVFRNGDQYLDSDAVFGVRESLIADWLPQADGRYLVEFDFVLNPAR, encoded by the coding sequence GTGCGCAACCTCGACCAGTACAACATCACGCAGGCGGTGATCGCGCGCTTCGCGCAGACGCCCGATCCGCGCCTGAAGGAAATCATGACCAGCCTGGTGCAGCACCTGCACGCGTTTGCGCGCGAGGTGAAGCTGACCGAGGCCGAATGGATGCAGGGCATCGAGTTCCTCACCGCGACCGGCCAGAAGTGCGACGACAAGCGCCAGGAGTTCATCCTGCTGTCCGACACGCTGGGCCTGTCGATGCTCACCGTGGCCATGAACAACGACAAGCCGGCGGGCTGCACCGAGGCCACGGTGTTCGGCCCGTTCCATGTGGAAGGGGCGCCGCACATCGAACTGGGTGGCGACGTGGCGCAGGGTGCGAAGGGCCAACCTTGCGAGGTGCGCGGCACGGTGCGCGGCCTGGATGGCGCACCGGTGCCCCATGCGCACATCGAGGTCTGGCAGGCCGACGCCGAAGGCAAGTACGACGTGCAGCGCGCCGACTGCGACGCGGCGCAAGCGCGTGGCGTGTTGCAGGCCGACGCGCAGGGCCGTTACCACTTCAGTTCCATCCTGGCCGAGGCCTACCCGATTCCCGACGACGGCCCGGTGGGCGACATGCTCAAGGCCACCAAACGCCACCCGTGGCGCCCGGCCCACCTGCATTTCCTGATCAAGGCGCCGGGTTACCAGACGCTGATCACCCACGTGTTCCGCAACGGTGACCAGTACCTGGATTCCGACGCGGTGTTCGGCGTGCGCGAATCGCTCATTGCCGACTGGCTGCCGCAGGCCGATGGCCGCTACCTCGTCGAGTTTGATTTCGTTCTCAATCCCGCCCGCTGA
- a CDS encoding maleylacetate reductase, with translation MKRFTYQSLPSRVVFGPGSLAELPREIEAMGAHRALVLCTPEQRGLAERVVALLGDRAAGVFDRAVMHVPIETAREAREVARQLGADCAVAIGGGSTTGLGKAIALDSGLPILAVPTTYAGSEMTPIYGITEAGLKKTGKDIRVLPRTVIYDPELSLGLPVGLSVTSGINAIAHAAEGLYSVDANPVISLMAQEGIAALGRALPMIKANPGDVTARSDALYGAWLCGTVLGAVGMALHHKLCHTLGGSFNLPHAETHTIVLPHALAYNAAAVPEAMARIVTALGGTSAAQAVFDLARDNGAPVALKDIGMKEADLDRACEIAMSNQYPNPRPLEAGAIRRLLQDAFEGRRPG, from the coding sequence ATGAAACGCTTCACCTACCAGAGCCTGCCTTCGCGGGTCGTGTTTGGCCCCGGTTCGCTCGCCGAGTTGCCGCGGGAGATCGAAGCCATGGGCGCGCACCGCGCGCTGGTGCTGTGCACGCCTGAGCAGCGCGGCCTGGCCGAGCGCGTGGTGGCGCTGCTCGGTGATCGGGCGGCCGGCGTGTTCGACCGCGCCGTGATGCACGTGCCCATCGAGACCGCGCGCGAAGCCCGCGAGGTGGCCCGCCAGCTGGGTGCCGACTGCGCCGTGGCCATCGGCGGCGGCTCCACCACCGGCCTGGGCAAGGCCATTGCGCTCGACTCCGGCCTGCCCATCCTCGCCGTCCCCACCACCTACGCCGGCTCGGAGATGACGCCGATCTACGGCATCACCGAGGCGGGGCTGAAGAAAACCGGCAAGGACATCCGCGTGCTGCCGCGCACCGTGATCTACGACCCCGAACTCAGCCTGGGCCTGCCCGTGGGCCTGAGCGTGACCAGCGGCATCAACGCCATCGCGCACGCGGCCGAAGGTCTGTATTCGGTGGACGCCAACCCGGTCATCAGCCTCATGGCGCAGGAAGGCATCGCGGCCCTGGGCCGTGCGCTGCCCATGATCAAGGCCAACCCCGGCGACGTGACCGCGCGGTCCGACGCGCTCTACGGCGCCTGGCTCTGCGGCACCGTGCTCGGCGCCGTGGGCATGGCCCTGCACCACAAGCTCTGCCACACCCTGGGCGGCAGCTTCAACCTGCCCCACGCCGAAACCCACACCATCGTGCTGCCCCACGCCCTGGCCTACAACGCCGCCGCCGTGCCCGAGGCCATGGCCCGCATCGTCACTGCGCTCGGCGGCACCAGTGCGGCACAAGCGGTGTTCGATCTGGCGCGGGACAACGGCGCGCCGGTGGCGCTCAAGGACATCGGCATGAAGGAAGCCGACCTGGACCGGGCCTGCGAGATCGCCATGAGCAACCAGTACCCGAATCCGCGGCCACTGGAGGCGGGGGCGATCCGGCGGTTGTTGCAGGATGCGTTCGAGGGCCGCCGACCCGGTTGA
- a CDS encoding NAD(P)-dependent oxidoreductase, translating to MRLHFIGVGKMGLPMALHLRAGSAGLSVSDRDPVRLALAADQGLTVAADTALALQQADAVFSSLPHDAALLTVAEQVAAHAKPGTFWVDTSTVSPTASATAAHMCAAAGIEHVRTTVSGNNKMAEAAQLTVLASGPRNTYDQVLPLLRCWGPNQFYLGEAEQARLMKLVINLMIAQTSAMLGEALTLGRKGGLDWHDMWRVMGASAVASPIVKAKSAQLSERDFSATFTVNQMVKDLDLILGAASEHQVPLPQTALTRQLMDAARAHGDAEADYAAIIKAVERSAGLST from the coding sequence GGCCTGCCCATGGCCCTGCACCTTCGCGCCGGCAGCGCCGGACTCAGCGTGAGCGACCGGGACCCGGTGCGCCTCGCGCTCGCCGCCGACCAGGGCCTCACCGTCGCGGCCGACACCGCGTTGGCACTGCAACAGGCCGACGCCGTGTTCTCGTCCTTGCCACACGATGCAGCTCTTCTGACCGTGGCCGAACAGGTCGCTGCCCATGCGAAGCCCGGCACGTTCTGGGTCGACACCAGCACCGTCTCCCCCACGGCCTCCGCCACGGCCGCGCACATGTGCGCAGCAGCGGGCATCGAACACGTGCGCACCACCGTCTCGGGCAACAACAAGATGGCCGAAGCCGCGCAGCTCACCGTGCTGGCCTCGGGCCCACGCAACACCTACGACCAGGTGCTGCCGCTGCTGCGCTGCTGGGGTCCGAACCAGTTTTACCTGGGCGAGGCCGAGCAGGCGCGCCTGATGAAGCTGGTGATCAACCTCATGATCGCGCAGACCAGCGCCATGCTGGGCGAGGCGCTCACGCTGGGCCGCAAGGGCGGGCTCGACTGGCACGACATGTGGCGCGTGATGGGTGCGAGCGCCGTGGCCTCACCCATCGTCAAGGCCAAATCGGCCCAGCTCTCGGAGCGCGATTTTTCCGCCACCTTCACCGTGAACCAGATGGTCAAGGACCTCGACCTCATCCTAGGCGCGGCCAGCGAACACCAGGTGCCGCTGCCCCAGACCGCCCTGACGCGCCAGCTCATGGACGCGGCGCGTGCGCACGGCGACGCGGAGGCCGACTACGCCGCCATCATCAAGGCGGTCGAACGCAGCGCAGGGCTCTCCACATGA
- a CDS encoding C4-dicarboxylate TRAP transporter substrate-binding protein, translating into MMKRAFLTTTLVAALTAAGLGTAHAQQTFKLTIASSHPTTLPWVGLMSSLFVPEVNKRVAALNKGYKIEWREAYGGQLYKMNATLTSVEQGITDIGWVFHNLEAAKMPLSQFGTVTPFTTDDVRIILDVANEMNEKVPALQKEWEKNNMVFLGATGVDTYHLFTKNPIATYADLKGRKISAPGSIGLWLKGSGAVPVDGSLTSYYTDIQTGVSEGTISIATGILPNKIYEVAPYITTVNIGALYIGGMAMNKDSYAGLPPEVQQIVKDVGKEYSKALGATLMQRYETALKTMETNGAKQTPSVRITNMSSGERDKWVKTMPNLAAEWAKTNASKGPAKEIVKTYMDALRKRGVKPARDWDKEL; encoded by the coding sequence ATGATGAAACGCGCCTTCCTCACCACCACGCTGGTGGCCGCCCTCACCGCCGCCGGACTGGGCACCGCCCACGCGCAGCAGACCTTCAAGCTCACCATCGCGTCGAGCCACCCGACCACGCTGCCCTGGGTCGGCCTGATGAGTTCGCTGTTCGTGCCCGAGGTCAACAAACGCGTGGCCGCGCTCAACAAGGGCTACAAGATCGAGTGGCGCGAAGCCTACGGCGGCCAGCTCTACAAGATGAATGCCACGCTGACCAGCGTGGAGCAGGGAATCACCGACATCGGGTGGGTCTTCCACAACCTCGAAGCCGCCAAGATGCCGCTCTCGCAGTTCGGCACCGTCACCCCGTTCACCACCGACGACGTGCGCATCATCCTGGACGTGGCCAACGAGATGAACGAGAAGGTGCCCGCGCTGCAGAAGGAATGGGAGAAGAACAACATGGTGTTCCTGGGCGCCACCGGTGTGGACACCTACCACCTGTTCACCAAGAACCCGATCGCGACCTACGCCGACCTCAAGGGCCGCAAGATCAGCGCGCCGGGCAGCATCGGCCTGTGGCTCAAGGGCTCTGGCGCGGTGCCGGTGGACGGCTCGCTCACGAGCTACTACACCGACATCCAGACGGGGGTGAGCGAAGGAACGATCTCCATTGCCACCGGCATCCTGCCCAACAAGATCTACGAGGTGGCGCCCTACATCACCACGGTGAACATCGGCGCGCTCTACATCGGCGGCATGGCCATGAACAAGGACAGCTACGCCGGCCTGCCGCCCGAGGTGCAGCAGATCGTGAAGGACGTGGGCAAGGAGTATTCGAAAGCGCTGGGCGCCACGCTGATGCAGCGCTACGAAACCGCACTCAAGACCATGGAGACCAATGGCGCGAAGCAGACACCCTCGGTGCGCATCACCAACATGAGCTCGGGCGAGCGCGACAAGTGGGTCAAGACCATGCCCAACCTGGCGGCCGAGTGGGCCAAGACCAACGCGTCCAAGGGCCCGGCGAAAGAGATCGTGAAGACCTACATGGATGCGCTGCGCAAGCGCGGTGTGAAGCCCGCCAGGGACTGGGACAAAGAGCTCTGA